The proteins below are encoded in one region of Casimicrobium huifangae:
- a CDS encoding TonB-dependent receptor plug domain-containing protein, whose protein sequence is MPTASEPAPPVAPPAPAENAQPRRSPAGAQRVEQVEITGKNTGTDERRNSTAAKIVITREDIEQYGDSNLGDVMRRLPGVTSGGRPGRPGPPAMRGMGGGFTQILIDGQRIPPGFSIEQLSPDQVERIEIYRAPTAETGARAIAGTINIILREPLRQTNNDLRLAIASERGLVVPEASWTRNDTFGDNGTYNATLTARTRHQYNDSHNRTTYVDTATGKTTLDDETVSHSEEKGQNLFGNVRWQWRLGNGEQFGVQLLGGHSTSDNKGSTNLTEYTGPGAAYALSQYKFDGNFDFARINLNLNKRLNDTTRYELRGGFGGFQSDTDLRVNQYDAASSLLRLQTTEASVRDRGGAFSGKVVHNTPGDKSHAITAGWDMEGLKRRENSVTLLNGVQQLEDLGTVFDISTRRLAYYVQDEWDPAPNWSANVGLRYEEIQTKSSSAEDGFVNTSRVLTPLAHVVWRFASPRRDQVRLSLTQSYRAPNVGQLTPKPTLSVSYPVPGSNLYTAPDRAGNPMLKPERANGLDLAYEHYLSAGGIMSANLFARQLHDVIRNVTSLEDVSWASSPRYVNRPQNLGDAKTYGIELEAKFRVNELMADAGALGRLSVKMNGSFYTSKVAAIPGPDNRIDGQPAFTGNLGLDYRFTGVPLAIGGNLAWTPSYEVQQTETQRQKLSTRRVFDAYATWNFTPGTRLRFSASNIAPLDSVTQTTNFEGNIRQSTLGVARTYVNYALRLEVRL, encoded by the coding sequence GTGCCAACTGCGTCTGAGCCTGCACCGCCAGTTGCTCCGCCTGCACCAGCAGAAAATGCCCAGCCGCGTCGCAGTCCTGCGGGCGCGCAGCGCGTCGAGCAGGTGGAAATTACTGGCAAGAACACCGGCACCGATGAGCGCCGCAACTCGACAGCGGCCAAGATCGTCATCACGCGTGAGGACATAGAGCAATACGGTGACAGCAATCTTGGCGACGTGATGCGGCGCCTTCCCGGCGTCACGTCCGGTGGTCGCCCCGGCCGGCCTGGCCCACCCGCGATGCGGGGCATGGGCGGCGGCTTCACGCAGATCCTGATTGACGGCCAGCGCATCCCGCCGGGCTTTTCGATTGAGCAGTTGTCGCCCGACCAGGTTGAGCGCATCGAGATCTACCGGGCGCCGACGGCCGAGACCGGTGCCCGCGCCATTGCCGGCACCATCAACATCATCCTGCGTGAGCCGCTGCGCCAGACCAACAATGACCTGCGACTGGCCATTGCCTCTGAACGTGGCCTGGTGGTGCCGGAGGCATCATGGACACGCAACGATACTTTTGGCGACAACGGCACCTACAACGCGACGCTGACCGCCCGCACCCGTCACCAGTACAACGACAGCCACAATCGCACCACCTACGTCGATACCGCCACCGGCAAGACGACACTGGATGACGAAACCGTCAGCCACAGCGAGGAGAAGGGGCAGAACCTGTTCGGCAATGTCCGCTGGCAGTGGCGGCTTGGCAACGGTGAGCAGTTCGGTGTGCAACTCCTCGGCGGCCACAGTACGTCCGACAACAAGGGCAGCACCAACCTGACCGAATACACCGGCCCCGGTGCAGCCTATGCTTTGAGCCAGTACAAGTTCGACGGCAACTTCGACTTTGCCCGCATCAACCTCAATCTCAACAAGCGGCTCAACGACACTACCCGCTACGAGCTGCGCGGCGGCTTCGGCGGCTTTCAGTCCGACACTGACTTGCGCGTCAATCAATATGACGCGGCAAGTTCGCTGTTGCGACTGCAAACGACGGAAGCTAGTGTGCGTGATCGTGGTGGTGCCTTCTCTGGCAAGGTCGTACACAACACGCCGGGTGACAAGAGTCATGCCATCACTGCGGGATGGGACATGGAAGGGCTCAAGCGCCGCGAGAACTCGGTAACGCTGCTCAACGGCGTGCAGCAGCTTGAAGACCTCGGCACCGTGTTTGACATCTCGACGCGACGTCTTGCCTACTACGTGCAGGACGAATGGGATCCGGCGCCGAACTGGTCCGCCAACGTTGGCTTGCGCTACGAGGAAATTCAGACAAAGAGTAGTTCGGCGGAAGACGGCTTTGTGAACACCAGCCGGGTGCTGACGCCGCTGGCGCACGTGGTCTGGCGTTTCGCTTCGCCGCGGCGTGATCAGGTGCGCCTGAGCCTGACGCAGAGCTATCGTGCGCCGAATGTCGGCCAGCTCACGCCAAAGCCGACGCTGTCGGTCAGCTACCCGGTACCCGGCTCGAATTTGTACACGGCGCCAGACCGAGCCGGCAATCCAATGCTCAAGCCCGAGCGCGCCAACGGCCTTGATCTGGCCTACGAGCATTACCTGTCTGCGGGCGGCATCATGTCGGCCAACTTGTTTGCCCGGCAACTGCATGATGTGATCCGCAACGTGACCTCACTGGAGGACGTGTCATGGGCCAGTTCACCGCGGTATGTCAACCGGCCGCAGAACCTCGGCGACGCAAAGACCTACGGCATCGAGCTGGAGGCAAAGTTTCGCGTCAATGAACTGATGGCTGACGCCGGCGCGCTCGGTCGTCTCAGCGTCAAGATGAATGGCAGTTTCTACACGTCGAAGGTGGCTGCGATCCCCGGCCCGGACAACCGCATCGACGGCCAGCCCGCCTTCACCGGCAATTTGGGCCTCGACTATCGCTTTACTGGCGTACCGCTGGCGATCGGCGGCAACCTGGCGTGGACGCCGTCGTACGAAGTGCAGCAAACCGAGACGCAGCGGCAGAAGCTCTCCACCAGGCGGGTGTTCGACGCCTATGCAACGTGGAACTTCACACCGGGCACGAGGCTCCGGTTCTCGGCGTCGAATATCGCGCCGCTCGATTCGGTGACGCAGACCACCAACTTCGAAGGCAACATTCGCCAGAGCACGCTTGGCGTGGCGCGCACCTATGTCAACTACGCTTTGCGGCTGGAAGTGCGGCTGTAG
- a CDS encoding aminotransferase has product MTVSTTASSLARKDVANHFHPYTNLRAIEQDAPLIIVEGDGIEVIDDAGKRYIEGMAGLWCASLGFSEKRLAEAARRQMEVLPYYHSFSGKAHNVVAELSEKLISLAPTPALRDGRVIFANSGSEANDTAFKLVRYYHNAIGKPQKKKVIARVKGYHGVTVATASLSGIPMMHQHFDLPIDGVLRVGCPHPYQFAQDGEAPEQFATRLAEELEALILKEGPDTIGGFIAEPIQGAGGVIVPPPTYFEKIQPILKKYDILFIADEVITGFGRTGNLFGSQTFKLEPDLLTTAKMITSAYVPLSALYVSGKIYQACADASASLGVFGHGYTYSGHPLGCAVALETLKIYEERQIVEHVRAMTPVFQQGLQAFAGHPLIGDVRGVGLIGAVELAEDRTARKPFDPKRGVGAYLVRRAQEHGLILRVMGGDIIAFSPPLIITEAQITEMMTRFARALDDTASWLKGV; this is encoded by the coding sequence ATGACTGTCTCCACCACTGCGTCGTCGCTCGCCCGTAAGGACGTTGCCAACCACTTTCACCCCTACACCAACCTGCGCGCCATCGAGCAGGACGCGCCGCTGATTATCGTCGAAGGCGATGGCATCGAGGTGATCGACGACGCCGGCAAGCGTTACATCGAAGGCATGGCCGGGCTCTGGTGTGCATCGCTGGGTTTCAGCGAAAAGCGGCTCGCCGAAGCAGCACGGCGGCAGATGGAAGTGCTGCCGTACTACCACTCGTTCTCCGGCAAGGCGCACAACGTGGTGGCCGAGCTGAGCGAAAAGCTGATTTCGCTGGCACCGACGCCAGCCCTGCGCGACGGACGTGTGATCTTTGCCAACTCGGGCTCGGAGGCCAACGACACCGCGTTCAAGCTGGTGCGCTACTACCACAACGCCATTGGCAAGCCGCAGAAGAAAAAGGTGATCGCGCGGGTCAAGGGCTATCACGGTGTCACCGTCGCTACGGCCTCGTTGTCGGGCATCCCGATGATGCATCAGCACTTCGACCTGCCGATTGACGGCGTGCTGCGCGTGGGCTGCCCACATCCGTACCAGTTTGCGCAGGACGGCGAAGCGCCAGAGCAATTTGCCACCCGGCTCGCCGAAGAACTGGAAGCGCTGATCCTGAAGGAAGGCCCGGACACTATCGGCGGCTTCATCGCCGAGCCGATCCAGGGAGCGGGTGGCGTGATCGTGCCGCCGCCGACCTACTTTGAGAAGATCCAGCCGATCCTCAAAAAGTACGACATCCTGTTCATCGCCGATGAGGTGATCACCGGCTTTGGCCGTACCGGCAACCTGTTCGGCAGCCAGACCTTCAAGCTGGAACCGGACCTGCTGACGACCGCCAAGATGATTACGTCGGCCTATGTGCCGCTGTCGGCGCTCTACGTCAGCGGCAAGATCTATCAGGCTTGTGCCGATGCCAGTGCCAGCCTCGGCGTGTTCGGCCACGGCTACACCTATTCGGGGCATCCGCTTGGTTGTGCGGTGGCGCTGGAGACGCTGAAGATTTACGAGGAACGGCAGATCGTCGAGCACGTGCGGGCGATGACGCCGGTGTTCCAGCAGGGACTGCAGGCGTTTGCCGGGCATCCTCTCATTGGCGATGTACGCGGCGTCGGGCTGATCGGCGCCGTCGAGCTGGCGGAAGATCGCACGGCGCGCAAACCGTTCGACCCCAAACGCGGCGTCGGTGCCTATCTGGTGCGGCGGGCACAGGAACACGGCCTGATCCTGCGTGTGATGGGGGGCGACATCATTGCCTTCAGTCCACCGCTGATCATTACCGAGGCGCAGATCACCGAGATGATGACGCGCTTCGCGCGGGCGCTGGACGACACGGCATCGTGGCTGAAGGGCGTTTGA
- a CDS encoding hemerythrin domain-containing protein has protein sequence MTTSSAALPGFSAPAASFDEPFAMLSGCHERVERTLRLLARLVEHVAAKGSDAQAQSAANDVLRYFDIAAPRHHEDEELHVFPLLLTQADAAHFALGEHVRRMQADHVQMGAVWAELRPLLQAVAAGVSPPPSLGDCADRFAALYASHIDTEERLLYPAAAGLIAPEALQRMSDDMRRRRAAPVPAAQAAI, from the coding sequence ATGACGACATCAAGCGCAGCACTGCCGGGTTTCAGCGCGCCAGCCGCGAGCTTTGATGAGCCCTTCGCGATGCTTTCAGGCTGCCACGAGCGGGTAGAGCGCACGCTGCGCCTGCTCGCGCGCTTGGTCGAACACGTGGCAGCAAAGGGCAGCGACGCGCAAGCGCAAAGTGCGGCGAACGACGTGCTGCGCTACTTCGATATCGCAGCGCCGCGGCACCATGAAGACGAAGAACTGCACGTCTTCCCGTTGCTGCTGACGCAGGCGGATGCGGCGCACTTCGCGCTGGGCGAACATGTACGGCGCATGCAGGCCGATCATGTGCAGATGGGCGCAGTGTGGGCCGAGTTGCGCCCCCTGTTGCAGGCGGTGGCTGCGGGCGTATCGCCACCGCCGAGCCTGGGCGATTGCGCTGACCGGTTTGCGGCGTTGTACGCCAGCCACATCGACACCGAGGAGCGGCTGCTCTATCCCGCGGCAGCTGGCCTGATCGCGCCCGAGGCGCTGCAGCGAATGAGCGACGATATGCGGCGCCGCCGCGCCGCGCCCGTCCCGGCAGCGCAGGCTGCGATTTGA
- a CDS encoding adenosylcobalamin-dependent ribonucleoside-diphosphate reductase, whose product MTELLAAAISASRVQTEPLAPQTISEEVLLEKYAKGDEKSVADVYARVARALAEAELPEHRTHWAQKFAEALEAGFIPAGRIQSAAGTSLSATLINCFVQPVGDSITHVEDGHPGIYAALAEAAETMRRGGGVGYDFSRIRPRGAAVGSTQSLASGPVSYMRVFDRSCETVESAGSRRGAQMGVLRCDHPDIEEFIHAKDGGDLRNFNISVAVTDAFMEAVVADGNVSLVHRAAPGPEQIAAGAYQLGASEGGLWVYRNLPARTLWDQIMRSTYDHAEPGVLFLDRINRDNNLSYCETIATTNPCAEQPLPPNGCCCLGSINLARFVSDPFTAEAKFDEAGFAQLVRVAVRMLDNVLDVTVWPLPQQHVEAMNKRRIGLGFTALGDALIMLNLRYDTPEARAMATRISELMRDTAYAASVDLARERGVFPLFNADLYLSAPTFASRLPQELKAKIRATGLRNSHLLSIAPTGTISLAFADNASNGIEPPFSWSYLRKKRMPDGTTKEYAVEDHAWRLFHHLRGETHKSEPLPHAFVTALEMSAKAHEAMVAAVAPYVDTAISKTVNVPADYPYADFQDLYLDAWRSGLKGLATYRPNAILGSVLSTHETPKAAPAALASDGVNQRLALKRLPAPVLASLRWPGRPELPGGNAAWTYMIHHPFGDFALFVGELAREEGGKLRPFEAWVNGAEQPRGLGALAKTLSMDMRANDAAWLKLKLDALATVSEERAFEMPFPPHGEPRLFPGVVAATAAVIRWRCDMLGTFTEDDAAPTPVLDAMFSRDEPETGPCGTLAWTVDIDNPVAGERFSLTLKEVNLPDGEGGITTRPCALGLSGNYPRALDGLARLLSLDMRVIDPAWIGMKLRKLTNYAEPLGQFMAFVPGLPHGARRQQTWPSTVAYMARLIIHRYAMLGILNEEGFPVRDMGVLDTPEQPGVLHALPGKTCPECGNPTMIHRDGCDFCTACGYVGQCG is encoded by the coding sequence ATGACTGAATTGCTTGCTGCTGCCATAAGCGCGTCGCGTGTCCAAACGGAACCGTTGGCGCCACAGACCATCAGCGAAGAAGTATTGCTGGAGAAGTACGCGAAAGGCGACGAGAAGTCCGTCGCTGACGTGTACGCAAGGGTTGCCCGTGCGCTCGCCGAGGCTGAGCTGCCGGAGCACCGCACGCACTGGGCGCAAAAGTTTGCCGAGGCGCTGGAAGCCGGCTTCATCCCGGCGGGACGCATCCAGTCGGCGGCGGGTACCTCGCTGTCGGCCACGCTGATCAACTGCTTCGTGCAACCGGTCGGTGACTCCATTACGCACGTCGAGGATGGTCATCCGGGCATCTATGCTGCGCTGGCAGAAGCAGCAGAGACGATGCGCCGAGGCGGCGGCGTCGGCTACGACTTTTCGCGCATTCGTCCGCGCGGTGCGGCGGTCGGCAGCACGCAGTCACTGGCATCAGGGCCAGTGTCGTACATGCGGGTGTTTGACCGTTCCTGTGAAACAGTCGAATCGGCGGGTTCGCGGCGTGGTGCGCAGATGGGCGTTCTGCGTTGCGATCACCCGGACATTGAAGAGTTCATCCACGCCAAGGACGGCGGTGACCTGCGCAACTTCAACATTTCAGTCGCAGTGACCGATGCTTTCATGGAAGCGGTGGTGGCAGACGGTAACGTGTCGCTGGTGCATCGCGCAGCGCCGGGGCCGGAGCAGATCGCAGCGGGCGCCTATCAGCTTGGCGCGAGCGAGGGCGGGCTCTGGGTCTACCGTAACCTGCCAGCGCGCACGCTGTGGGACCAGATCATGCGCTCGACGTATGACCATGCCGAGCCGGGCGTACTGTTCCTCGACCGCATCAATCGCGACAACAATCTGTCGTACTGCGAGACGATCGCCACTACCAACCCCTGCGCTGAGCAACCGCTGCCGCCCAACGGCTGCTGCTGTCTGGGTTCGATCAATCTGGCGCGCTTCGTCAGCGATCCGTTTACCGCAGAGGCGAAGTTCGACGAAGCCGGCTTTGCGCAACTGGTTCGTGTCGCCGTGCGCATGCTCGACAACGTGCTCGACGTGACCGTATGGCCGTTGCCGCAACAACATGTCGAGGCGATGAACAAGCGGCGCATCGGGCTCGGCTTCACTGCGCTCGGTGACGCGCTGATCATGCTCAACCTGCGCTACGACACCCCCGAGGCGCGGGCGATGGCGACGCGCATTTCCGAGCTGATGCGTGACACCGCGTACGCCGCCTCGGTCGATCTGGCCCGGGAACGCGGGGTTTTTCCGCTGTTCAATGCCGACCTTTATCTGAGCGCACCAACCTTCGCCTCGCGCTTGCCGCAGGAACTGAAGGCAAAGATTCGCGCGACCGGTCTGCGCAATTCGCATCTGCTGTCGATTGCGCCGACAGGCACCATCAGCCTGGCCTTCGCCGACAACGCCAGCAACGGCATCGAGCCGCCCTTCAGCTGGAGCTATCTGCGCAAGAAGCGCATGCCGGACGGGACGACCAAGGAATACGCCGTCGAGGATCATGCCTGGCGGCTGTTTCACCATCTGCGCGGTGAGACGCACAAGAGCGAACCGTTGCCGCATGCTTTCGTGACAGCGCTGGAGATGAGCGCCAAGGCGCACGAAGCCATGGTGGCAGCCGTGGCGCCGTACGTCGACACGGCGATCTCGAAGACGGTGAACGTCCCGGCTGACTATCCTTACGCCGACTTTCAGGATCTGTACCTTGATGCCTGGCGGTCGGGCCTGAAGGGGCTGGCCACCTATCGACCGAATGCCATTTTGGGCTCGGTGCTGAGCACGCACGAGACGCCGAAAGCGGCGCCGGCCGCGTTGGCGAGCGATGGCGTCAACCAGCGCCTGGCGTTGAAGCGATTGCCAGCGCCGGTGCTGGCCTCATTGCGCTGGCCGGGACGGCCCGAGCTGCCCGGCGGCAACGCTGCATGGACGTACATGATCCATCACCCGTTTGGCGACTTCGCGCTGTTTGTTGGTGAACTGGCGCGCGAGGAGGGCGGTAAGCTACGCCCGTTCGAGGCGTGGGTGAACGGCGCCGAGCAGCCGCGCGGGTTGGGCGCATTGGCGAAGACATTGTCGATGGACATGCGCGCCAACGATGCGGCGTGGCTGAAACTCAAACTCGATGCGCTGGCGACGGTCAGCGAAGAGCGCGCCTTCGAGATGCCATTCCCGCCGCATGGCGAACCACGGCTGTTCCCCGGCGTCGTCGCGGCCACGGCCGCGGTGATCCGCTGGCGCTGCGACATGCTGGGCACTTTCACCGAAGACGATGCCGCGCCGACACCCGTGCTGGACGCCATGTTCAGTCGCGACGAGCCGGAGACGGGGCCGTGCGGCACGCTGGCATGGACCGTGGACATCGACAACCCGGTGGCCGGCGAGCGCTTTTCGCTCACACTCAAGGAAGTGAACCTGCCAGACGGCGAGGGTGGCATTACCACCCGGCCGTGCGCCCTTGGACTCTCGGGCAACTACCCGCGCGCACTGGATGGGCTGGCGCGGTTGCTCTCGCTCGATATGCGGGTAATTGACCCGGCATGGATCGGCATGAAGCTGCGCAAGCTCACCAACTACGCTGAGCCGCTCGGGCAGTTCATGGCCTTCGTGCCGGGATTGCCGCACGGCGCGCGACGGCAGCAGACCTGGCCGTCGACAGTCGCCTACATGGCGCGGCTGATCATCCATCGCTACGCGATGCTGGGCATCCTCAACGAGGAAGGCTTCCCGGTGCGCGATATGGGGGTGCTCGACACGCCCGAGCAGCCGGGCGTATTGCACGCATTGCCGGGCAAGACCTGCCCCGAGTGCGGCAATCCGACGATGATTCATCGCGACGGTTGCGATTTCTGCACTGCCTGCGGTTACGTCGGGCAATGCGGATGA
- a CDS encoding NnrS family protein has product MKTIAIQPVAVLSKPRPPTSGRTDPPWQFATLLEAPHRLAFAAGALLLALSALWWLAALVAREIAAPFAWAVPMPIAHSLLMAFGFMPLFFVGFLFTAGPRWLGMPPVHARSLVVPVAVYAFAWLVYLPAVHINLYVAVGCVALAAYAWSMLGWRYARMVDASDAEDRVHARVVRIGVVMGMAALWTAAFACATESWLLLRVTVIGSLWGCLAMTYLGVAHRMIPFFTASALPFLDAWRPMWLLGVFVATTVTGFISGVIDLTVWPAPMLVRMLQLLPEAALGLGLLLLAVRWGIVQSLRVRLLAMLHVGFVWLGLVFVLQAVSHSMLLVTDESRSLGLAPLHALTMGFMGATLIAMATRVSAGHSGRHLVADNLVWTLFWVQQVATVLRVTAACWPGAPSWLTSVAASLWALATVSWAVRYGRWYGRPRTDGAPG; this is encoded by the coding sequence ATGAAGACCATCGCCATTCAGCCTGTCGCCGTTCTTTCGAAACCTCGACCCCCGACGTCTGGCCGGACGGATCCGCCCTGGCAGTTTGCCACCTTGCTGGAGGCGCCACATCGCCTCGCCTTTGCTGCGGGGGCATTGCTGCTGGCGTTGAGCGCGCTCTGGTGGCTTGCTGCGCTGGTCGCACGCGAGATTGCTGCACCATTCGCGTGGGCGGTACCGATGCCGATCGCGCACAGCCTGCTGATGGCATTCGGTTTCATGCCGCTGTTTTTCGTCGGTTTCCTGTTCACCGCCGGCCCGCGCTGGTTGGGGATGCCGCCGGTACACGCGCGCAGCCTCGTGGTACCAGTCGCCGTCTATGCGTTTGCCTGGCTGGTCTACCTGCCCGCTGTGCACATCAACCTGTACGTGGCAGTGGGTTGCGTGGCGTTGGCGGCGTACGCCTGGAGCATGCTCGGATGGCGCTATGCGCGGATGGTCGACGCCAGCGACGCCGAGGATCGCGTGCATGCCCGCGTGGTGCGAATCGGCGTCGTGATGGGCATGGCGGCGCTGTGGACGGCTGCGTTCGCCTGCGCGACCGAATCCTGGCTGCTGCTTCGGGTCACCGTGATCGGTTCGCTCTGGGGTTGCCTCGCCATGACTTATCTAGGCGTTGCTCACCGCATGATCCCGTTCTTTACTGCGAGTGCATTGCCGTTTCTTGACGCGTGGCGGCCTATGTGGCTACTGGGGGTCTTTGTCGCAACGACCGTGACCGGATTTATTTCCGGCGTGATTGATCTGACCGTATGGCCGGCCCCGATGCTGGTGCGGATGCTGCAATTGTTGCCAGAGGCCGCTCTTGGATTGGGGCTGCTGCTCCTCGCCGTACGCTGGGGAATCGTGCAGAGTCTGCGCGTGCGGCTGCTGGCCATGTTGCACGTCGGGTTCGTCTGGCTGGGGCTGGTCTTCGTGCTGCAGGCGGTGTCGCACAGCATGCTGCTCGTCACCGACGAGAGCCGGTCGCTTGGCCTGGCGCCACTGCACGCGCTGACCATGGGCTTCATGGGGGCAACGCTGATTGCGATGGCCACACGCGTCAGTGCTGGCCATAGCGGTCGTCATCTGGTGGCGGACAACCTGGTGTGGACCTTGTTCTGGGTGCAACAAGTGGCGACGGTGCTGCGGGTGACCGCCGCGTGCTGGCCGGGTGCGCCGTCGTGGCTGACCTCGGTCGCAGCCTCGCTGTGGGCGCTGGCGACGGTGAGCTGGGCGGTCCGCTACGGACGCTGGTACGGGCGGCCACGTACGGATGGGGCGCCGGGGTAG